A stretch of the Aspergillus puulaauensis MK2 DNA, chromosome 6, nearly complete sequence genome encodes the following:
- a CDS encoding putative phosphatidylglycerol specific phospholipase (COG:I;~EggNog:ENOG410QEDZ;~InterPro:IPR007312,IPR017850;~PFAM:PF04185;~TransMembrane:1 (i57-79o);~go_function: GO:0003824 - catalytic activity [Evidence IEA];~go_function: GO:0016788 - hydrolase activity, acting on ester bonds [Evidence IEA]): MNWLRGDSQAGRPASPADSEQPLLDGDSDGDDRSPRRSRDEECVPQKSKKRTSRIRIILISVLFAICAAVVAAFVYLFASHRLIASKPGKPNQPDRDSPIKNVVVLVQENLAFDTIAGGLTYSSEIDGLVNHKFCNPANVSDPDSELVCAKPIAKNIAPDDPDHSIAGGNHQVYGTDHPDLSIHRPTMQGFVSEQIRSYGIDGDLKRAGEVINYYTPEHVPVFNALAENYLLFDKWFAAVPGPTNPNRAYLTSGTSHGHGTNDPGFDVSALPQVSVFEQLAAANISWINYSNTTGFAPDALFYDWTKKSGHGRRSVRPIEEFYKDAKAGTLPQFTWINPECCSYQSFHPPSPTDLGEDWIKGIYEAVRSSPQWNETLFILTFDEHGGFADHVPPPENVPPGDGLPYTEVAKDGRPTTFHFDRLGIRVPTILISPWVQKGAVEHSPKTQSGEYTHTSILKYVSELWGLDILTPRVEWSPSFGDLIQREAIREDTPMFMPAPIIY, encoded by the coding sequence ATGAACTGGCTGCGGGGAGACTCCCAAGCCGGCCGCCCCGCATCCCCCGCAGACTCCGAGCAGCCGCTTCTTGACGGCGAcagcgacggcgacgaccgCAGTCCGCGCCGCAGCCGAGATGAAGAATGCGTACCGCAGAAGTCTAAGAAGCGGACCTCGCGGATTCGTATTATCCTTATCTCTGTCCTCTTCGCGATCTGTGCTGCCGTGGTCGCAGCGTTTGTCTACCTCTTCGCGTCTCACCGACTAATCGCCTCGAAGCCGGGGAAACCAAACCAGCCTGACAGAGACTCTCCGATCAAGAATGTCGTGGTCTTGGTGCAGGAGAACCTTGCGTTCGACACAATTGCAGGCGGGCTCACATACAGCTCCGAAATCGACGGGCTTGTGAACCACAAGTTCTGCAATCCCGCCAACGTCTCCGACCCGGACTCGGAATTGGTCTGCGCCAAACCTATCGCCAAAAACATCGCCCCGGATGACCCAGACCACAGCATCGCTGGTGGCAACCATCAAGTGTACGGTACCGACCATCCGGACCTCTCTATCCACCGTCCCACAATGCAGGGGTTCGTCAGCGAGCAGATCCGCTCTTACGGCATAGACGGCGACCTCAAGCGCGCCGGAGAAGTGATCAATTATTACACCCCGGAGCATGTCCCCGTATTTAATGCTCTAGCAGAGAATTATCTCCTCTTCGACAAATGGTTTGCCGCCGTACCCGGTCCGACAAACCCCAACCGCGCCTACCTCACCTCCGGAACTTCCCACGGCCACGGCACAAACGACCCAGGATTCGACGTTTCCGCGCTGCCCCAAGTCTCCGTCTTCGAACAGCTCGCTGCAGCCAACATTTCCTGGATTAATTACTCCAACACCACTGGCTTCGCACCAGACGCGCTCTTCTATGACTGGACCAAGAAGTCCGGCCACGGGCGTAGGTCCGTCAGGCCAATCGAGGAGTTCTACAAAGACGCCAAAGCCGGCACCCTACCGCAGTTCACATGGATAAATCCGGAATGCTGCTCGTACCAGTCCTTCCACCCGCCCTCCCCGACAGATCTCGGCGAGGATTGGATAAAGGGCATCTACGAGGCCGTGCGCTCCTCCCCGCAGTGGAACGAAACACTCTTCATTCTCACTTTCGACGAGCACGGCGGGTTCGCGGATCACGTCCCGCCTCCCGAAAACGTTCCCCCTGGCGATGGACTTCCCTACACCGAAGTCGCGAAAGACGGCCGCCCGACGACATTCCACTTCGACCGGCTCGGAATCCGCGTCCCCACCATTTTGATCTCCCCGTGGGTGCAAAAGGGCGCTGTCGAGCACAGCCCGAAGACCCAGAGCGGAGAGTACACCCACACCTCTATACTGAAGTATGTGTCGGAGTTATGGGGGCTGGATATCCTTACGCCCCGGGTAGAGTGGTCGCCTAGTTTTGGCGACTTGATTCAGAGAGAGGCTATTAGAGAGGATACACCGATGTTCATGCCAGCGCCGATTATTTATTAA
- a CDS encoding GMC family oxidoreductase (CAZy:AA3;~COG:E;~EggNog:ENOG410PHJ8;~InterPro:IPR012132,IPR036188,IPR000172,IPR007867;~PFAM:PF05199,PF00732;~go_function: GO:0016614 - oxidoreductase activity, acting on CH-OH group of donors [Evidence IEA];~go_function: GO:0050660 - flavin adenine dinucleotide binding [Evidence IEA];~go_process: GO:0055114 - oxidation-reduction process [Evidence IEA]), with protein MGSLADPDTTYDYIVCGGGTSGCVVAGRLAENKNVSVLLLEAGQHNRDLENVHMTGGWSQNFDSETDWNLVTKPMDGVDSRQVKLSRGRFLGGCSGCNGTLCIRGSKQDYDDWQLEGWSGDEFFDAMKKSETFHSKPWFKEDKAAHGYSGPLHTEPHDLAPIADRIIDSFVDQGLPLHHDMFSTGDVPHGCGHVPRTVYKGVRTTSADFITKEYDRSNITIKTDVTVDHVVLEPTADGQRATGVVTRSSDGTNKTFHARREIVISSGAYCSPAVLLRSGIGARDELAQFDINCQVDLPGVGKNLMDHLIVFMFYEASEAGLTNCDKVYHGDSFAKTYQEYKEHKSGFLSTFPFGCFAFARIDDRLKDEPMWRDAPREPGRDPMGLTPKQPNIEFFTTETYGGPKQYDQFPVNNQHAFSMIAELFAPKSRGTVTLESKDASRNPVIDCNYLNDPMDLLVLTEACQYGNDIVMQGAGTKEIVKGSWPPESGHHAFKTRDEWIPYVKHHATTCYHGAGTCAMGKADDPKAVLDNKLRVRGVAGLRVADTSVMPTLHGGHTQMPAYGIGERCADFIKETWGPDGVTAALKDLTVGSS; from the exons ATGGGCTCGCTCGCTGATCCCGACACCACCTACGACTACATCGTCTGCGG AGGAGGAACTTCAGGATGTGTCGTTGCCGGCCGTCTGGCTGAGAACAAGAATGTGAGCGTGCTGCTCTTGGAGGCCGGCCAGCACAACCGCGACCTCGAGAATGTGCATATGACTGGGGGCTGGTCCCAGAACTTCGACTCGGAGACGGACTGGAACCTGGTCACAAAGCCCATGGACGGCGTCGACAGCCGCCAGGTCAAGCTCAGTCGAGGCCGGTTCCTCGGGGGCTGCAGTGGCTGCAATGGCACGCTGTGTATCCGGGGGAGCAAGCAGGACTACGATGACTGGCAGCTGGAGGGCTGGAGCGGCGACGAGTTCTTCGACGCCATGAAGAAG AGCGAGACATTCCACAGCAAGCCCTGGTTCAAGGAGGACAAGGCTGCTCACGGCTACTCCGGTCCCCTGCACACAGAACCGCACGACCTTGCCCCCATTGCAGACCGTATCATCGACTCCTTCGTCGACCAGGGCCTTCCCCTGCACCACGACATGTTCTCGACCGGCGACGTCCCCCACGGCTGCGGCCATGTCCCTCGCACCGTCTACAAGGGTGTTCgcaccacctccgccgacTTCATCACCAAGGAGTACGACCGCTCCAACATCACAATCAAGACCGATGTGACAGTGGACCACGTCGTCCTGGAGCCTACAGCTGATGGCCAGCGTGCGACAGGCGTTGTGACTCGCTCATCGGACGGAACAAACAAGACCTTCCACGCTCGACGAGAGATCGTCATCTCCAGCGGTGCCTACTGCAGTCCAGCCGTCCTCCTGCGCTCTGGAATCGGTGCCCGCGACGAGCTCGCCCAGTTCGACATCAACTGCCAGGTCGACCTCCCTGGCGTCGGAAAGAACCTCATGGACCACCTG ATCGTCTTCATGTTCTACGAAGCCAGCGAGGCCGGCCTCACCAACTGCGACAAGGTCTACCACGGCGACAGCTTCGCTAAGACCTACCAGGAGTACAAGGAGCACAAGAGCGGCTTCCTCTCGACCTTCCCCTTCGGctgcttcgccttcgcccGTATTGACGACCGTCTCAAGGACGAGCCGATGTGGCGCGATGCCCCCCGCGAGCCTGGCCGCGACCCAATGGGCCTGACTCCCAAGCAGCCCAACATCGAGTTCTTCACCACAGAGACCTACGGTGGCCCCAAGCAGTACGACCAGTTCCCCGTGAACAACCAGCACGCCTTCTCTATGATCGCGGAGCTCTTCGCCCCCAAGTCGCGCGGGACCGTGACCCTCGAGTCGAAGGACGCATCCCGTAACCCTGTCATCGACTGCAACTACCTCAACGACCCCATGGACCTTCTCGTCCTCACAGAGGCCTGTCAGTACGGAAACGACATTGTGATGCAGGGTGCCGGAACGAAGGAAATCGTCAAGGGCTCCTGGCCCCCTGAGTCGGGGCACCACGCTTTCAAGACCCGCGACGAGTGGATTCCTTATGTGAAGCACCACGCTACAACCT GCTACCACGGTGCCGGAACGTGTGCCATGGGCAAGGCCGACGACCCCAAGGCCGTCCTCGACAACAAGCTGCGTGTCCGCGGCGTCGCTGGTCTGCGCGTTGCTGATACCAGTGTCATGCCGACTCTGCACGGTGGACACACCCAGATGCCAGCTTACGGTATTGGAGAGCGGTGCGCGGACTTTATCAAGGAGACGTGGGGGCCTGATG GCGTTACTGCGGCCCTTAAGGACCTGACTGTTGGCTCTTCTTAG
- a CDS encoding uncharacterized protein (COG:S;~EggNog:ENOG410PHYN;~TransMembrane:7 (o12-29i41-61o94-115i127-148o171-195i207-231o243-264i)): MTATPFQKEAWIEYGIGVIVILFRLFARFKVVGFKNWQGDDYFSVIALIFWTAECTMLELIGQYGTNIGLTDEQRAALSPAEEARLVFGSKCLMAGWTCYVTLIWSLKACMLFFYNRLTLGLTQQKLVKFNALLCACTFVAVIFTIFLHCRPIERHFQVYPDPGLNCSADFVNYIVIAATNVLTDGILLCIPIPLLLKVRLQLRRKLIIGVLLCGGVFVMAATLLRCILSVKDINSINNSTVWAIRETFVAIIAVNAPCIKPLFSSSIWIRSSSKDPSSGRGAYGKSTGASFNLSNMGRSKHHTQLESTASKTAGRDSDEFGMLRDTHNGSSAQAGRGDNSSFSDEESGRKDGGIQVTTMYEVRRDGH; the protein is encoded by the exons ATGACCGCGACACCCTTTCAGAAGGAGGCCTGGATTGAGTATGGCATCGGTGTGATTGTCATTCTGTTTCGCCTGTTCGCCCGTTTCAAGGTCGTCGGATTCAAGAACTGGCAAGGCGATGACTACTTTTCCGTCATTGCCCTGATATTCTGGACG GCTGAGTGCACCATGTTGGAGCTCATCGGCCAGTATGGCACCAATATCGGCTTGACGGACGAACAGCGAGCGGCGTTGAGTCCGGCAGAGGAGGCCAGACTGGTCTTTGGGTCGAAGTGCCTGATGGCAGGATGGACTTGCTATGTCACTCTGATCTGGTCGCTCAAGGCCTGCATGCTGTTCTTCTACAACCGTCTCAC ACTCGGTCTCACGCAACAGAAGCTCGTCAAGTTCAACGCGCTCCTTTGCGCCTGCACTTTTGTCGCAgtcatcttcaccatcttcctccactgTCGCCCGATCGAGAGACATTTCCAGGTCTATCCCGATCCAGGCC TCAACTGCTCTGCGGATTTTGTCAACTACATTGTGATTGCTGCGACAAACGTCTT AACCGACGGCATCCTGCTCTGCATCCCaattcccctcctcctcaaagtTCGCCTACAACTGCGCCG caagctcatcatcggcgTCCTCCTCTGCGGCGGTGTCTTCGTCATGGCGGCCACGCTCCTCCGCTGTATCCTCTCCGTCAAAGACATCAATAGTATCAACAACAGTACAGTCTGGGCTATTCGCGAAACG ttcgtcgccatcatcgccgtcaacgcccCCTGCATCAAACCcctcttcagctcctccatctggatccgctcctcctccaaagacCCCTCCTCCGGCCGCGGCGCCTACGGCAAAAGCACCGGCGCCAGCTTCAATCTGTCCAACATGGGCCGCTCAAAGCACCACACACAACTGGAGTCGACGGCATCCAAGACTGCCGGGCGGGACAGCGACGAGTTTGGGATGCTGCGTGATACGCATAATGGCAGTTCCGCGCAGGCTGGGCGAGGCGATAATAGCAGTTTCTCGGACGAGGAGAGCGGCAGGAAGGACGGCGGGATTCAGGTTACGACTATGTATGAGGTTAGGAGGGATGGGCATTAA
- a CDS encoding 5'-methylthioadenosine/S-adenosylhomocysteine nucleosidase family protein (COG:S;~EggNog:ENOG410PWFA;~InterPro:IPR000845,IPR035994;~PFAM:PF01048;~SECRETED:SignalP(1-23);~go_function: GO:0003824 - catalytic activity [Evidence IEA];~go_process: GO:0009116 - nucleoside metabolic process [Evidence IEA]), protein MRPCTRNDFTIAILCALPVEADAVEALFDETYGRLGNSLGKVPGDANTYVNGRIGKHNVVLCRMPGQGKRIAATVATSLRISYRQIKLALVVGACSGAPSAGGKNLYLGDVLISDTLIEYDFGRRYSWGFERKTGVKDILGRPNPEIRALLHALKCSRAHNELECDLSRFLEVLQRKQARWSLPGSPDVLFQASYLHKHRARNSSAYCRCSEANVPGGMCDDALMTDCDGLGCFVGPVVRRRNVTAAPKPSVHIGSIASLDAVMKSTNLRDEIICKEDVAGFEMEGAGVWESLPTVIIKGVDDYADGHSSKAWQAYAAATGASAAKAFLGYWVQEDDATRQDRRTIRFPKSLLFKGR, encoded by the exons ATGCGCCCGTGTACTCGAAACGACTTCACAATCGCCATACTCTGCGCCCTCCCAGTCGAAGCCGATGCCGTCGAGGCCCTCTTCGACGAGACCTACGGGCGCCTAGGAAATTCTTTGGGTAAAGTTCCAGGGGATGCGAACACATATGTTAATGGACGAATCGGAAAGCACAATGTAGTCCTATGCCGCATGCCAGGCCAGGGCAAACGGATCGCAGCAACCGTGGCCACAAGTCTACGGATCAGCTACCGGCAGATCAAACTGGCTCTGGTCGTAGGAGCCTGCAGCGGTGCACCCTCGGCGGGCGGCAAAAACCTGTATCTTGGTGACGTTTTAATTAGCGATACCTTGATTGAATATGACTTTGGGAGACGGTACTCCTGGGGCTTCGAGCGGAAGACAGGTGTAAAGGATATCTTGGGCAGACCAAATCCTGAGATAAGAGCACTTCTACATGCGTTAAAGTGCTCACGGGCGCACAACGAGCTCGAGTGTGATCTTTCGCGGTTTCTCGAGGTTCTTCAGCGAAAGCAGGCAAGATGGAGCCTTCCAGGTAGTCCTGATGTTCTCTTTCAGGCGTCCTATCTTCATAAACACCGTGCTCGAAACTCTTCTGCTTATTGTCGCTGCTCCGAAGCCAATGTCCCCGGCGGCATGTGCGATGATGCTCTAATGACGGACTGTGATGGGCTTGGTTGCTTCGTGGGGCCGGTTGTCCGTCGGCGAAATGTTACAGCTGCGCCAAAGCCATCTGTTCACATTGGATCAATTGCATCTCTAGATGCCGTCATGAAGTCTACCAATCTGCGCGACGAAATCATATGCAAGGAAGATGTGGCAGGCTTCGAAATGGAAGGGGCAGGGGTGTGGGAGAGCCTCCCGACTGTCATTATCAAGGGTGTTGATGACTACGCCGATGGCCACAGCAGTAAGGCATGGCAAGCATACGCAGCTGCCACTGGAGCTTCTGCTGCCAAAGCCTTCTTAGGATACTGGGTACAAGAAGATG ATGCAACCAGGCAGGACCGTCGGACAATCAGGTTTCCTAAAAGCCTGCTGTTTAAAGGTCGCTAG
- a CDS encoding uncharacterized protein (CAZy:GH1;~COG:G;~EggNog:ENOG410PKAP;~InterPro:IPR033132,IPR017853,IPR001360;~PFAM:PF00232;~TransMembrane:1 (o311-330i);~go_function: GO:0004553 - hydrolase activity, hydrolyzing O-glycosyl compounds [Evidence IEA];~go_process: GO:0005975 - carbohydrate metabolic process [Evidence IEA]) — MSFSKDFLWGFATSAYQIEGAVSQDGRAPSIWDTFCDIPGRIMDDSSGAVACDSYNRWQDDINMLKSLGARVYRFSVSWSRVIPLGGRNDPINQKGLEFYVRFVDALLDAGIAPFITLFHWDLPQALETRYGGLLNRDEFPLDFENYARTIFAAIPKCKHWNTFNEPWASAAMGYGPGRMAPGRTSDRTKSPEGDTAREPWQVGHTLLIAHGLAVRAYRRSRHSLADGGAIGIALNGDFAIPWDTADPADVQAATRHMEFVISWFADPIYLGEYPASMRAQLGERLPQFTREERELVLGSSRTNENPFSSWKYYIVYFAMLIIGFINMYLTYPETKGHTLEGIREIFDGKNEPERVERDGDDKHPAVNAAPVKL, encoded by the exons ATGTCCTTTTCCAAAGACTTTCTGTGGGGCTTTGCCACGTCTGC CTACCAGATCGAGGGCGCCGTCTCCCAGGACGGCCGCGCCCCGTCCATCTGGGACACCTTCTGTGACATCCCCGGCAGGATCATGGACGACAGCTCAGGCGCAGTAGCATGCGACTCCTACAACCGCTGGCAAGACGACATCAACATGCTAAAGTCACTCGGCGCCCGGGTCTACCGCTTCTCAGTGTCATGGTCGCGGGTGATTCCACTCGGCGGACGAAACGACCCCATCAACCAGAAGGGCCTGGAGTTCTACGTACGCTTCGTCGACGCCCTACTCGACGCCGGAATCGCCCCGTTTATCACGCTCTTCCATTGGGATCTGCCCCAGGCCCTCGAGACCCGGTACGGCGGCCTGCTGAACCGCGACGAGTTCCCGCTGGACTTCGAGAACTACGCGCgcaccatcttcgccgccatCCCCAAGTGCAAGCACTGGAACACCTTCAACGAGCCCTGGGCCTCAGCCGCCATGGGCTATGGCCCGGGTCGCATGGCGCCCGGCCGCACGTCAGACCGAACCAAGTCGCCCGAGGGTGATACCGCGCGCGAGCCATGGCAGGTCGGGCACACCCTACTGATCGCACACGGGCTCGCCGTGCGCGCATACCGCCGCAGCCGCCACAGCCTCGCCGACGGCGGCGCGATTGGTATTGCGCTGAATGGCGACTTCGCGATCCCGTGGGACACTGCAGACCCGGCGGACGTGCAGGCCGCCACGCGGCACATGGAGTTTGTGATTTCGTGGTTTGCGGATCCCATCTACCTGGGTGAGTACCCGGCGTCGATGCGCGCACAGCTCGGCGAGCGTCTACCGCAGTTCACGCGGGAGGAGCGCGAGCTCGTACTGGGGTCTAGCCGGACTAACGAAAATCCCTTTTCTAGCTGGAAATACTACATTGTCTACTTTGCTATGCTGATCATCGGATTTATCAACATGTACCTCACGTATCCTGAGACGAAGGGCCACACGTTGGAAGGCATTCGAGAGATCTTCGATGGAAAGAACGAGCCTGAGAGGGTGGAAAGGGACGGGGATGATAAACATCCTGCCGTTAATGCTGCTCCTGTCAAGCTCTGA
- a CDS encoding glutathione S-transferase family protein (COG:O;~EggNog:ENOG410PGF2;~InterPro:IPR036249,IPR040079,IPR036282,IPR010987, IPR004045,IPR004046;~PFAM:PF13409,PF00043,PF14497,PF13417,PF13410, PF02798;~go_function: GO:0005515 - protein binding [Evidence IEA];~go_process: GO:0006749 - glutathione metabolic process [Evidence IEA]), whose protein sequence is MAQPIIVYIHGRSPNPWKVIMILEELSLPYTVKSVAYSEIKSEPFISVNPNGRLPAIEDPNTGITLWESGAIVEYLVETYDKDHRISFTPATADYFLAKQYLHFQMSGQGPYFGQAVWFLKFHPETVVSAQERYINEIKRVTGVLEGILKGKEFLVGGKLSYADVAFLPWYSLVDSPLLAGKVDLAKDFPGVKTWLDRIQASHGIAKALKFQDEVAAAEEQN, encoded by the coding sequence ATGGCCCAACCCATCATCGTCTACATCCACGGCCGCAGCCCCAACCCATGGAAAGTCATCATGATCCTCGAGGAGCTCAGCCTCCCCTACACCGTGAAAAGCGTCGCGTATAGCGAGATCAAATCTGAGCCCTTTATCAGTGTCAACCCCAACGGTCGACTCCCTGCTATCGAAGACCCAAACACCGGCATCACACTGTGGGAGTCCGGGGCCATCGTCGAATACCTGGTCGAGACCTACGACAAGGACCACAGGATCAGCTTCACTCCTGCAACCGCCGACTACTTCCTCGCAAAGCAGTATCTACACTTCCAGATGAGCGGACAGGGCCCGTACTTTGGGCAGGCAGTTTGGTTCCTCAAATTCCATCCCGAGACTGTTGTGTCTGCCCAGGAGCGGTATATCAATGAGATTAAGCGCGTGACTGGTGTCTTAGAGGGTATCCTGAAGGGCAAGGAATTCCTTGTGGGTGGGAAGCTCAGTTATGCAGATGTGGCGTTTCTGCCGTGGTATAGTCTTGTTGACTCGCCTTTGTTGGCGGGCAAGGTCGATCTTGCAAAGGACTTTCCAGGTGTCAAGACTTGGTTAGACAGAATCCAGGCCAGCCATGGCATTGCAAAGGCATTGAAGTTCCAGGACGAGGTTGCGGCTGCTGAGGAACAGAATTGA
- a CDS encoding uncharacterized protein (COG:Q;~EggNog:ENOG410PV01;~InterPro:IPR036291,IPR002347,IPR020904;~PFAM:PF00106,PF13561;~go_function: GO:0016491 - oxidoreductase activity [Evidence IEA];~go_process: GO:0055114 - oxidation-reduction process [Evidence IEA]) encodes MTHLVLDQALLSSLNDKVVVITGGATGIGRSAVTLFHQNGAKVVFGDIADEPAQEVLSSLGQERIHFVPSDTTSYASQLNLFRTAHSLYGRIDIVAAVAGVANPKSIFDPEADINEEPSMLEINVNTIGSLYTARIAMHYLRQNKDGGDIVLMSSIIGFKETQDLVPYTTSKHGVVGIMRGLHLQAHKEGIRVNVVCPWVTRTRMIVGMQKGWIENGFPVNESEDVARQIVICATANRGANGATHTGAKLPFSGKMIYVSGGEGYEIEDEHKALEPQWLGEENSRVLARGQEFMARPEFSWDPDRSS; translated from the exons atgACCCATCTCGTCCTTGACCAGGCTCTCCTTTCGTCGCTGAACGACAAAGTCGTCGTTATAACCGGAGGCGCGACGGGAATCGGTCGCTCGGCCGTGACTCTCTTCCACC AGAATGGCGCGAAGGTCGTTTTCGGTGACATCGCGGACGAACCCGCCCAAGAAGTCCTTTCCTCCCTCGGGCAAGAACGCATCCACTTCGTCCCTAGCGACACAACCTCCTATGCCTCGCAACTGAACCTGTTCCGCACCGCCCACTCCCTGTACGGTCGCATCGACATCGTGGCTGCCGTCGCAGGCGTGGCGAACCCAAAGTCCATTTTTGACCCGGAAGCCGATATCAACGAGGAGCCGTCGATGCTAGAAATCAACGTCAACACGATCGGATCGCTGTACACGGCCCGGATCGCGATGCACTACCTACGTCAGAATAAGGATGGTGGAGATATTGTTCTCATGAGCAGTATTATTGGGTTCAAGGAGACGCAAGATCTCGTTCCTTATACGACGAGCAAACACGGTGTCGTGGGCATTATGCGCGGGCTGCATTTGCAGGCTCATAAGGAGGGCATCCGTGTTAATGTTGTCTGTCCATGGGTGACGA GAACACGGATGATTGTTGGAATGCAAAAAGGATGGATCGAGAATGGCTTCCCTGTGAACGAGTCCGAAGACGTCGCGCGCCAGATTGTAATCTGCGCCACAGCGAACAGAGGTGCCAACGGGGCTACACACACCGGTGCAAAGCTGCCCTTTTCCGGCAAAATGATCTATGTTTCGGGCGGCGAGGGGTACGAGATTGAGGATGAACACAAGGCGCTGGAGCCGCAGTGgctgggcgaggagaacagTCGCGTCCTTGCCCGGGGTCAGGAGTTTATGGCCAGACCTGAATTCAGCTGGGATCCAGACAGGAGCAGTTGA
- a CDS encoding cell wall cysteine-rich protein (SECRETED:SignalP(1-18)), translating to MVRLSILALATSLAMAFALPQDFCTTVCRPQKPDCPEGEVASGNENCWGCCKPIVARSDVCTLECRPQKPECPEGEAPTGNENCWGCCQPIQNARVPANETDVCIDVCRPEKPECPTGEAPTGNEGCWGCCEPIPQTTRPCTLECKLEKPECPAGEAPTGGEGCWGCCQPIENNARANDTTVCTDVCRPEKPECPTGEAPTGQEGCWGCCEPVVEEKRPCTLQCRLEKPECPAGEAPTGGEGCWGCCQPIEEEQSSNDDESKPCLAVCQPEKPECPAGEAPTGEEGCWGCCQPTA from the exons ATGGTTCGCCTTTCGATTCTCGCACTCGCTACTTCTCTGGCAATGGCCTTTGCCTTGCCCCAGGATTTCTGCACGACTGTCTGTCGTCCCCAGAAGCCTGACTGCCCTGAAGGCGAG GTTGCCAGTGGCAATGAG AACTGCTGGGGATGCTGCAAGCCCATCGTAGCCAGATCCGACGTCTGCACCCTCGAATGTCGTCCCCAGAAGCCTGAATGTCCTGAAGGCGAG GCACCCACCGGTAACGAG AactgctggggctgctgcCAGCCAATCCAGAACGCCCGCGTCCCCGCCAACGAGACAGATGTCTGCATCGACGTCTGCCGCCCCGAAAAGCCTGAATGTCCCACCGGCGAGGCCCCCACGGGCAACGAAGGttgctggggctgctgcgAGCCTATTCCTCAGACTACACGTCCCTGCACTCTGGAATGCAAGCTCGAGAAGCCCGAGTGTCCCGCTGGAGAGGCCCCTACCGGCGGCGAG ggctgctggggatgctgCCAACCCATTGAGAACAATGCACGGGCCAACGACACTACCGTCTGCACCGATGTCTGCCGTCCAGAGAAGCCTGAATGTCCCACCGGCGAAGCTCCCACTGGCCAGgaaggctgctggggatgctgTGAGCctgttgtcgaggagaagcgTCCCTGTACCCTGCAGTGCAGACTCGAGAAGCCTGAGTGTCCTGCGGGCGAGGCTCCCACTGGTGGCGAG ggctgctggggctgctgcCAACCTATCGAGGAGGAGCAGAGCAGCAATGATGACGAAAGCAAGCCTTGCCTTGCTGTTTGCCAGCCTGAAAAGCCGGAATGTCCTGCGGGAGAGGCACCCACTGGTGAGGAGGGATGCTGGGGATGCTGCCAGCCTACTGCGTGA